In Sphingomonas sp. M1-B02, the sequence ATCCTAGAGAGACATCCGTGATATGGCGAATATTCTTGGTAGCGGCATCAACGACACTTTGATGGGAACCGGGGCCGCCGATAGTTATGTCGGCCTCGGCGGAGATGACGTGATCTACGCGAGCAGCGGAGAGGATACTGTCGACGGCGGCAGCGGTGACGACATTCTCATCGTGACGGCGAACGATGGTACGTCCGCGGCAACCATCCGAACCATCACAGTCGAGAATAATCGAACATTCAGCGACGTTGCCACGCTCGATACTCAATACTTCAACATTGAGCATATTCAAATTGAAGATGGAGGCTCGGCAAACCCATCGCTGGAGCGTTTGACCGTCCTTGCGGGCGGCGTGAGCATCGCCATGACGATCAACTACACCGCCGCCCGTATCTTTGCCACTACAGGTGCCGGAAGCGATTTTCTGGTGGTTGGTGCGCTGAACAACCAGATTGACGCCGGCGCCGGAGACGATCGCGTCCAGGCGAACCTGGCGGGACGCCGCGTCGAGGTAAGCGGAACAGTTGCCTCGGCACTGATAACGTCAATCGGCCCCGATGGGACCGTTGCTACTACAATGACGGGCGTCGAATCGCTCACGATATGGGGCGGTGTCGTCGATGCGTCGAGATCGAACGTGCCGACGGCCTTCATTAACGATGAGGCCAGTCAGACGATTTACGGCTCGACCGGGAACGATACCTTCGTCGCAATCAGCGAATTCTCGGGGGGCACCGACTATCTCCGCGGCGGCGGCGGTGCGGACGTCTGGGATTTTACATACGCACTCGACAGCTTGAATGGTACGCACATCCTCGATTTCGACCCGGATGACAGCTTGGATTTCCAGTTCAATTATGAGGGAAAGCCGGCACCCCATTATATAGGCGATCAGGCATTCACGGGAACCGCCGGGCAATATCGCGCTGCCTCGACTGGCGGCAAGACGCTGATTGAGGTCGATTACAACGGGGACAGGGTAGCCGACAGCACCCTTGTAATCGAAAATGGCGCGTTCGCGCTCCAGGAGACTGCGCCGGGATCGAATGTGCTGCACATCGCGCCGGTTACCCCGACGCCCACGCCGACACCGTCACCAACGCCGACACCGACACCGACACCGACACCGACACCGACACCTAACCCAGCCCCCACTCCGACGCCAGGCACGCCCCCGAACGGAGGGATTGCACTTCCTTCGATCTCGTTATCCGGCGGCACATATCAAATCGAATATGCTGGGAGTAACAGCTTGAGCATTGATCTTCGATTGGGGTCAGCCCGGTTCCAAGATGGATCTGCCACGCTCAGCTTCACGCAAGGGGTCTTCGGAAATGTGACGATTCCCGCGGGGACCCTGATCAGCAATGCGGCAGGCGGAGCTGGACATGATTTGCTTGTGGGCAATTCGGCACCGAACGTACTGACCGGCAATGGTGGAAGTGACACGCTCACGGGGGGGGGCGGAATGGACACCCTGATCGGCGGCACGGGAGATGACACCTATTACGTCGCCAACTCGCTCGATATGGTCATTGAGGCTCCCGAAGGCGGCACGGACACACTCACCGTTACGGCGACGGCGTCAAACTTTGTGCTGACGGGCAATTCCCACGTCGAGACACTCTCTGCCGAGGCGGGCGACGCCCCGATAAACATCACTGGGAACTGGCTATCACAGACAATCAACGGCAATGACGGCGACAATATCCTAAGTGCCGGCGGCCCAGACGCCCCCGACACGCTCAATGGAGGGCTTGGAAACGATACTTATCGCGTTTTCGCGACCGGCGATATTATATATGACAGCGGTGGCAATGACACTCTTTACACAAGTGGCACCAGCTTTTTTCTGTATTCTACTGCAGCGGTGGAAATATTATCTACTTCACTTCATGCCGGAACCGAGAGCTTCTACCTTGTTGGTAATGGGGCATCACAATTAATTATCGGGAATTACGGCGATAATATCATTAATGGCCGTTCCGGCGACGGCCAGAAAAACGCCGATACTGTGATGGGCCTGTATGGCAACGACACCTTTGCGGTTTTCCTTCAAAGCGACGTTGTAATTGAAGCCGTAGGCCAAGGCATCGACACGATTGTGGCAAATGTCAGCTATCATTTGCGTGACGGTACCGAGATCGAGGGCATCACGGCGGCCGATCAGACCTCGAGAGATCCGAACGAACGGTTCACTCTGCGAGGCAATGAATTCAACCAGACGGTCGTGGGCAACGACACTGTGAATGTCCTTGACGGTCGCGGCGGTAACGACATTTTGATCGGCCGCGACGGCAACGATACCTTCG encodes:
- a CDS encoding calcium-binding protein — encoded protein: MANILGSGINDTLMGTGAADSYVGLGGDDVIYASSGEDTVDGGSGDDILIVTANDGTSAATIRTITVENNRTFSDVATLDTQYFNIEHIQIEDGGSANPSLERLTVLAGGVSIAMTINYTAARIFATTGAGSDFLVVGALNNQIDAGAGDDRVQANLAGRRVEVSGTVASALITSIGPDGTVATTMTGVESLTIWGGVVDASRSNVPTAFINDEASQTIYGSTGNDTFVAISEFSGGTDYLRGGGGADVWDFTYALDSLNGTHILDFDPDDSLDFQFNYEGKPAPHYIGDQAFTGTAGQYRAASTGGKTLIEVDYNGDRVADSTLVIENGAFALQETAPGSNVLHIAPVTPTPTPTPSPTPTPTPTPTPTPTPNPAPTPTPGTPPNGGIALPSISLSGGTYQIEYAGSNSLSIDLRLGSARFQDGSATLSFTQGVFGNVTIPAGTLISNAAGGAGHDLLVGNSAPNVLTGNGGSDTLTGGGGMDTLIGGTGDDTYYVANSLDMVIEAPEGGTDTLTVTATASNFVLTGNSHVETLSAEAGDAPINITGNWLSQTINGNDGDNILSAGGPDAPDTLNGGLGNDTYRVFATGDIIYDSGGNDTLYTSGTSFFLYSTAAVEILSTSLHAGTESFYLVGNGASQLIIGNYGDNIINGRSGDGQKNADTVMGLYGNDTFAVFLQSDVVIEAVGQGIDTIVANVSYHLRDGTEIEGITAADQTSRDPNERFTLRGNEFNQTVVGNDTVNVLDGRGGNDILIGRDGNDTFAFTTALGSGNVDTVQDFSAGDEIGLASDIFEAVTGGGITEGEFRLGTMATDADDRLLYDQAIGRLYYDADANGSGAAVLFAQLASGTVLHATDFVAIAPIANLAAT